The nucleotide window TTTCCAAATCAACATCCGGCTTTTTCAACGTCACTTCCATTTTCTCATTTCCTATTTCAGCGACGATTTCTTCTTGAAAAGCGACAATTCTTTTAATTTCCTCGTGGGCAAACAGAATGGCTTCCAACATCTTTTCTTCGGATACTTCGTTTGCTCCTGCTTCTACCATGTTGATGGCTTCTTTCGTTCCCGCTACCGTTAATGCCATTTCGCTCGATTCCGTTTGCGCGCTTGTCGGATTAACGACGAATTCCCCATCCACAAGGCCAATATCCACGCCGGCGATAGGGCCTGCAAACGGAAGATCCGATATCGAAAGCGCCAAGGAAGACCCAACCATTGCCGCCATTTCCGGTGATGCGTCCTGATCCACGCTCATCACTGTACTGATCACTTGGACATCGTTTCGGAAACCATCGGGGAACAAGGGACGAATCGGCCGGTCAATAAGTCTGCTCGTTAATGTAGCCGCTTCCGATGGCCGTCCTTCCCGCTTAATAAATCCGCCGGGAATTTTTCCGGCTGCATACAAACGCTCTTCGTAATTCACCGTTAAAGGAAAGAATGGCAAGTCTTTTGGTTCTTTTGAGCCGGTCGCAGTGGTGAGCACAACGCTGTCGCCGTACTTTACAAGTACTGCGCCATTCGCCTGTTTGGCAAGTTTGCCAATTTCAAAGGACATCGTGCGGCCGCCGACATCGAGGGAAAATATTCGTTGTTCTTCTTCCATGTATATACCTCCTTTTTTGTCTTTTCGCCCTAAGTAGGCGAATACGTTTTCTTATTCTATCATCCATAAATTATACTTTCTGATAGTGGAAAAAAGCGGGATCAACACCCCGCTTTTTGTTTTATCCCATCGTAGCAAGCGGCGGGGACTGCTGATAGCATCGAGTACCGCCGGGGAGAGAATAATCTCCCCCGACAGCCTATCGACGTAATCCCAGCTTGCGGATAATATCCCGATACCTTGTAATTTCTTTGTTTCGCAAATACGTGAGCAAGTTTCGGCGCTTCCCGACCATCTGGAGCAAACCGCGACGCGAATGATGATCTTTGTTATGGGTGCGCAAATGCTCGTTCAATTCGACAATTTGTTCCGTAAGGATAGCAATTTGAACTTCCGGAGATCCAGTGTCCGAATCGTGCACTTTATACGTATCGACAATCTCCTGTTTACGTGCTTGACTAATAGCCATCCTTTCCACCTCCTTTTTATTTCTCCACTTCCCTCGCTTACCGCCGGTGGCGCGCGTAAGCCAAGCAAATGGCAGTAATGGCCTTGGAAACAGACCACATCGAGTAGAATACATTTTTTTTTGCGAGAATGCAAGTGTTCGTTCGATTTTTCTTTTCATTGACCGGAGATTAATGTTGGAAAAACTTTACTTATCGCCAAGGATGGCGAAAGTCTTCGTTGCACTTTATACTTTCTCACTCGCCAAAATAACGATAGGCCTCGCGCTTGTCAGCCTCCATTTGCGTAACCAGTGCATCTGCGGTATTGAATGTTATCTCAGGGCGAAGCATTGTCAACCATTTCATCTCTACGCGTTTCCCGTAAATCGTTTCATGAAAGGAGAGAAGATGAGCTTCAATCAATGGCTCCGGTTGCTGCTCATGAAAAGTCGGACGATACCCGAAACTGCAAACAGCCGGATAATCCGTTCCATCAATTTGCACATACGCGCAGAACACTCCAATTGGCGGCAATACGTAAGGAGCATCAAGCTCGATGTTCGCGGTCGGGAACCCTATCTCTCGTCCGCGCATATCCCCTTTCACGACTTTCCCATACACCGTATGGGGGCGTTTCAGCAAATAGCTCGCTTGTTCCAATTCTCCGGATTCAATGTGTTGGCGAATACGGGTGGAGCTTACTTTTTCTCCTTCTCTTTCCCATTTTGTAACAGCGGTCGTCGCAAATTTTCCACGGGCATGGGAAGGCAATGTTTCCATGTTTCCTTTCCCGTATTGGCCGTAAGAAAAGTCAAAACCGGCAACGGCATGAACGACATGAAGCGGAAGGATATAACCATCAACAAATTGTTGTGGCGAAAGCGAAGAAAGTGTGTTGTCGAAAGTGACGACAAAAAGCCGGTCCACTCCCAATTCCTTTATGTGGGTTTCTTTTACCGGCAAAGGGGTTAATTCGGGATAATCAGTCTCTTCATAATCCTTGGTCAGAACCGTGCGCGGGTGGGGATGAAACGTTAAAACAGCGGCCTCGGCACTTCTTTTTTCTGCTTCTGCAATCGCAGTCCGAATCACTTTTTGATGCCCTTCGTGCACCCCATCGAAATATCCAAGCGCCAGCACGATGGGAGGGCGTGATTCGCGCTCAGCAGCTGTTAATTCCGCTTGTAAATATTCCACTTCCATATCTTCGGCCTCCTCCTGCCAGAGGTGAGAAGTGGGAGAGCCTCTCACTTCTCATGTCCCGCATCCACCCTGAGCATTACATCCGGTTTGATCATGCCCTGTTTGCGAGGATGCGGTGTGTAAATCGCAAGGGCTTGGCGTTCTTTTGTAAAGACAATCCGCTTCGATTGCGGATAATCTTTTGCCGGCAGAACAGCGCCGTTTTTGATTTTTTGTGTTTCCCAGTCGCTGACTTCGTAGTGAGGGTACTCCCGGAGCACAGATTCTACGGGCAACAGGGCCCTCTCGACATGCCCATTTTCCGAGCGCTCTTCCATTTCCGGAATGCTCACGCACTCGTTTTGCCCAATGCCTGCACTCATCGTTCTTGTTAGCATCGATAAATGACCGGGATATCCCAGGCGCCTGCCAACTTCTACCGCGAGCGTTCGGACGTAGGTCCCTTTGGAACAAATAACTGAAAAAGGGATCAAAAGATGATCCCGATCCGGTGACCACATTGTATGCCCGGTGCGATTAAATGCATAAACCGTAACCGATCGGATCGGACGTTCAACAGCTTCTCCCGCGCGAGCATATTCGTACAGTCGTTTGCCATTAACCTTTACCGCCGAATACATCGGTGGGACTTGTCGTATCTCCCCAACGAATGACGCGAATCCCTGTTCCAATTCTTCATCCGGAATCGGGGTACGCACTGTTTTGCGGTCGATCACCTCTCCCGTCGCATCTTCCGTCGTTGTCGCGCTTCCCAATGCAATCTTGCCTTCATACGCCTTTGTGCCTTCCATTAAAATGGGGACAAGTTTCGTAGCCCGTCCGACACAAAGGGGGAGAACGCCCGTGACATCCGGGTCGAGCGTTCCCGTATGTCCGACTTCACGCGTTTTGAACCAACGCCGGGCCCGCAGCACACAATCGTGTGAAGTCATCCCTGCCGGTTTTTCCAACGGCAAAATGCCACTAACGTTCATTGTCTTCTCCTCCATCGGAGGGAGGCGCCCCTCTACTCTTCCTTTTTCAAATCATTGATTAGTTTTTCAATCCGATTGCCATAAGCAATTGATTCATCAAAATCAAACTCAATATCCGGGGTTTTGCGAAGGTTAATGCGCTTGCCGATTTCTGAGCGAATGAATCCTTTCGCTTGACGGAGCGCCTTCAATGTTTCTTCTTTTTCTTCGGATTCCCCCAGGACGGTAACATACACCGTGGCGTGTTGGAGATCCCCGGTTACGTCAACCCCTGTGACGGTGACAAATTCCACTCGAGGGTCTTTCACTTCCCGCATGAGTATATCGCTCAGTTCTTTCTTCATTTGTTCACCGACTCGTTGGGCACGCATTTGACTCATCGTAAACACTCCTCACTACTTACTACAGCCACTCATATTGAACCGAATGGCATTCCAATCCTGCGCTGCCGTCAATCATCTTAAGCACATGTTCGAGCTCTTTCTCAATCACCTTGCGGGTCTTATTAATGCATGCAATGGAAAAGGATGTACGTTGCCATGCATCTTGATGGTCCATCTCCGAAATGGAGACATTCAAACGGCGCGCCCGGGTAATAAGACTCTGCAAGATGGAGCGTTTTTCCTTTAAGGAACCGCAATCCGGCAAAAAACATTCACAATGAATGACACCGATCATGTGCGCGGAACTTCTTCCATGACGTAAGCTTCTATCGTGTCGCCTTCTTTCACATCATTAAAATTCTCCAGCGTAATGCCGCATTCATAATTATTGCTGACTTCCCGGACATCATCCTTAAACCGCTTGAGCGCCGAAATTTTTCCGTCAAAAATAACGACACCGTCCCGAAGTACACGCACGTTGGAATCCCTGGTAATCTTACCGTCGGTTACATAACTTCCGGCAATTGTTCCGATTCGCGACACTTTAAACAGTTGGCGAACCTCTACGTGGCCAATTACTTTTTCTTCATATTCCGGATCGAGAAGCCCTTTCATCGCAGCTTCAATTTCCTCGATTGCGTCGTAAATGACACGGTACAGACGTACGTCAACGTTCTCTACTTCCGCTGTCCGTTTTGCGTTCGTACCGGGGCGGACATTGAAACCGATAATAACCGCGTTGGATGCGGAAGCAAGAATGACATCCGATTCTGTTACCGCTCCGACACCCGTATGAATAATATTTACCTTGGCGCCGGCAACATCAATTTTCTCGAGGGATCCGCGCACGGCTTCTACGGAACCTTGCACATCCGCTTTAACGATGATGTTGATTTCCTTAATTTCACCTTCTTTAATTTGGTTATACAAGTCATCAAGGCTAACACGAGACGTTTGGCGCCTCCTTGCTTCCTTCGCCCGGACGGCACGTCCTTCGCCGATTTGTTTCGCCTTTTTCTCATCGGCAAACACGAGAAATTGATCGCCGGCTTCTGGTACGTCATTCAAACCGGTAATCTCCACCGGTGTCGACGGTCCTGCAGTTTTCACACGCCGGCCGACATCATTCATCATCGCCCGAATACGACCGTACGTATACCCGACAACAATAGGGTCACCGACGTTCATCACTCCCCCTTGCACGAGCAATGTTGCAACCGGTCCCCGTCCTTTATCAAGCTCCGCTTCAATGACCGTTCCTTGCGCTCGTTTCGATGGATTGGCTTTTAACTCTTCCACTTCCGCGACGAGCAAGATCATTTCGAGGAGCTCATCGATGCCTTCGCCTTTCATGGCCGAAACGTTAACGAAGATAGTCTCACCGCCCCATGCTTCGGGGACTAGCTCATATTCCGTTAATTCTTGCATGACGCGATCGGGATTCGCGTTTTCTTTATCCGTTTTGTTTACGGCAACGATAATGGGGACTTCCGCTGCTTTCGCATGATTCAATGCTTCCACCGTTTGCGGCATGACCCCGTCATCGGCAGCGACAACGAGAATGGTGATGTCGGTAGCCTGCGCGCCGCGGGCACGCATCGTCGTGAACGCCGCGTGGCCGGGAGTATCAAGAAAGGTGACCCTTTTTCCTCCTTCTTCCACTTGATAAGCACCGATGTGTTGGGTAATGCCACCGGCTTCCGTATCGGTGACCTTCGTCTTGCGAATACCGTCAAGCAAGGTGGTTTTCCCGTGGTCCACGTGTCCCATGATCGTAACGACGGGAGCCCTTTCTTCAAGGTTCGCGGGGTCGTCTTCTTCCTCATAACGTTCAATATCCAACGGATCGACGACTTCTTCTTCTTCTACTTCCACGCCAAAATCATCGGCTATCAACTCGATGGAAGTTTTGTCAAGGGCTTCGTTTTTCGTTGCCATAACGCCTAAGCCCATGAGCTTTTTGATGAGTTCGGACGTTTCTTTGTTTAATTTCTGCGCCAATTCCGCAACGGTTAAGCTCCCGGAAAACGTAATTTTTTCAGGGATTTTCGGTGCTTCTTTTGCACGCCGTTTTTGATTTTTATTGCCTTTGCCTCTTCTGCCGGGACCTTGGTTTCCTCCTCGCTGCCCGCCGGGACGTTGGCGATTTTGCCCGTTGTTCCTTTTATCTTGTTTATTGTGTTGCTGGGTTTTTTTACGGTTATTTTGATTTTGGGATTGTGTTGAAGCATTCGTTTGTTTTTCTTTTGTTTGATTTTCGTTTCTCCCCATACTCCCATCCTTTTTCTCTGTTGTTTGATTTTGCTCTAGCTGTTTGATTTGTTCGTCATTAATTACAGACATATGGTTGCTCACGTTTATATTTTTCGCCTTTAAATCCGCAACGACTTCTTTGCTTGATTTATTAATGGACTTGGCGTATTCATATACTCGCATTTTCGCCATAAAAACAACCTCCAACTTCTATTGGTCTAGCATCCGGATCATTTTTTTGGAGAATCCTTTATCCGTAATGCCGATGACAACACGTTCGCGTTTTCCGATCGCTTCCCCTAACGCTTGCCGTGTTCCCGCTTGCCTTATTGGAATATGATAATGTCGGCATTTATCATCAAACCGTTTGTTTGTGTTTGTTGATGCATCATCGGAAATAAGAACAAGATGAAACCGTTCCGTTTTAATGCCTCGCATAACGGTGTCTTCGCCGCTGACAACCTTGTTGGCTCGTGTAGCAAGCCCGAGAAATCGGTGAAAATCTTGTTTCATTTGTTTGCTTGAAGACGTTGTGTCTCCAGCCTTTCATAGGTTTCTTCATCGATGTTTACTTTTAAATGCCGTGATAAAAGGTCTTTCTTTTTGGCCAGTGCGAAACATTCCTCTGTGTTTGTAATGTACGATCCGCGCCCGTTTTTCTTTCCGGTCGGATCAACGGATACATGGCCTTCCGGGTCCCGGACGATTCGCACGAGCTCTTTCTTGGCTTTCATTTCACCGGTAACGATACACTTTCGCAAAGGGGTTTTACGCTTTTTCATTCGTCTTTCTCCTCTACGGCGTCGGTTTCCGGAAACTTTTCATCAAGATCGTCATCCAAAACAGCTTCTATATCTTCCTCTCCATACACCTCTTCTTCTTCGATCTCATCTTCTTGAATGTTATGCTCTTCCCCTTCATCTTCGCCGGGGACTCGAGCGGTTGCCGGATCGTATACCC belongs to Salicibibacter cibi and includes:
- the rbfA gene encoding 30S ribosome-binding factor RbfA codes for the protein MSQMRAQRVGEQMKKELSDILMREVKDPRVEFVTVTGVDVTGDLQHATVYVTVLGESEEKEETLKALRQAKGFIRSEIGKRINLRKTPDIEFDFDESIAYGNRIEKLINDLKKEE
- the ribF gene encoding riboflavin biosynthesis protein RibF, with protein sequence MEVEYLQAELTAAERESRPPIVLALGYFDGVHEGHQKVIRTAIAEAEKRSAEAAVLTFHPHPRTVLTKDYEETDYPELTPLPVKETHIKELGVDRLFVVTFDNTLSSLSPQQFVDGYILPLHVVHAVAGFDFSYGQYGKGNMETLPSHARGKFATTAVTKWEREGEKVSSTRIRQHIESGELEQASYLLKRPHTVYGKVVKGDMRGREIGFPTANIELDAPYVLPPIGVFCAYVQIDGTDYPAVCSFGYRPTFHEQQPEPLIEAHLLSFHETIYGKRVEMKWLTMLRPEITFNTADALVTQMEADKREAYRYFGE
- a CDS encoding YlxQ family RNA-binding protein codes for the protein MKQDFHRFLGLATRANKVVSGEDTVMRGIKTERFHLVLISDDASTNTNKRFDDKCRHYHIPIRQAGTRQALGEAIGKRERVVIGITDKGFSKKMIRMLDQ
- a CDS encoding DUF503 domain-containing protein codes for the protein MIGVIHCECFLPDCGSLKEKRSILQSLITRARRLNVSISEMDHQDAWQRTSFSIACINKTRKVIEKELEHVLKMIDGSAGLECHSVQYEWL
- the rnpM gene encoding RNase P modulator RnpM, which translates into the protein MKKRKTPLRKCIVTGEMKAKKELVRIVRDPEGHVSVDPTGKKNGRGSYITNTEECFALAKKKDLLSRHLKVNIDEETYERLETQRLQANK
- the infB gene encoding translation initiation factor IF-2, translating into MAKMRVYEYAKSINKSSKEVVADLKAKNINVSNHMSVINDEQIKQLEQNQTTEKKDGSMGRNENQTKEKQTNASTQSQNQNNRKKTQQHNKQDKRNNGQNRQRPGGQRGGNQGPGRRGKGNKNQKRRAKEAPKIPEKITFSGSLTVAELAQKLNKETSELIKKLMGLGVMATKNEALDKTSIELIADDFGVEVEEEEVVDPLDIERYEEEDDPANLEERAPVVTIMGHVDHGKTTLLDGIRKTKVTDTEAGGITQHIGAYQVEEGGKRVTFLDTPGHAAFTTMRARGAQATDITILVVAADDGVMPQTVEALNHAKAAEVPIIVAVNKTDKENANPDRVMQELTEYELVPEAWGGETIFVNVSAMKGEGIDELLEMILLVAEVEELKANPSKRAQGTVIEAELDKGRGPVATLLVQGGVMNVGDPIVVGYTYGRIRAMMNDVGRRVKTAGPSTPVEITGLNDVPEAGDQFLVFADEKKAKQIGEGRAVRAKEARRRQTSRVSLDDLYNQIKEGEIKEINIIVKADVQGSVEAVRGSLEKIDVAGAKVNIIHTGVGAVTESDVILASASNAVIIGFNVRPGTNAKRTAEVENVDVRLYRVIYDAIEEIEAAMKGLLDPEYEEKVIGHVEVRQLFKVSRIGTIAGSYVTDGKITRDSNVRVLRDGVVIFDGKISALKRFKDDVREVSNNYECGITLENFNDVKEGDTIEAYVMEEVPRT
- the rpsO gene encoding 30S ribosomal protein S15, with the protein product MAISQARKQEIVDTYKVHDSDTGSPEVQIAILTEQIVELNEHLRTHNKDHHSRRGLLQMVGKRRNLLTYLRNKEITRYRDIIRKLGLRR
- the truB gene encoding tRNA pseudouridine(55) synthase TruB, encoding MNVSGILPLEKPAGMTSHDCVLRARRWFKTREVGHTGTLDPDVTGVLPLCVGRATKLVPILMEGTKAYEGKIALGSATTTEDATGEVIDRKTVRTPIPDEELEQGFASFVGEIRQVPPMYSAVKVNGKRLYEYARAGEAVERPIRSVTVYAFNRTGHTMWSPDRDHLLIPFSVICSKGTYVRTLAVEVGRRLGYPGHLSMLTRTMSAGIGQNECVSIPEMEERSENGHVERALLPVESVLREYPHYEVSDWETQKIKNGAVLPAKDYPQSKRIVFTKERQALAIYTPHPRKQGMIKPDVMLRVDAGHEK